The following coding sequences are from one Lolium rigidum isolate FL_2022 chromosome 6, APGP_CSIRO_Lrig_0.1, whole genome shotgun sequence window:
- the LOC124661964 gene encoding uncharacterized protein LOC124661964, producing the protein MKDSQDIQSTTELQMSPQGTNEVQSNQLNTMSTDAPAGDSGSLSVASNDNRKVSREDIELVQNLIERCLQLYMTKGEVVRTLSTRARIEPGFTTLVWQKLEEENSEFFRAYYIRLKLKRQIILFNHLLQHQFNLMKYPAPQNVPMAPMQNGMHHMPVNNLPMGYPVLQQPLMPAPGQPHIDPMVCGLSSGHMVNGIPAPGGYHPIRMNSGNDMAVDNGAPEAAHAGAMPSEMVMSPSSAASSNHAPFTPSEIPGMAMDTSVLDSAFGTDIGDTGPLQLGPDGSSRDSIRSLGQLWNFSLSDLTADLTSLGDLEALENYAGTPFLPSDSDLLLDSPDHDDIVEYFADAINGSQSDEEK; encoded by the exons ATGAAGGATTCACAG GATATTCAGAGCACAACAGAGTTGCAGATGTCACCACAAGGTACTAATGAAGTGCAGAGTAACCAACTAAACACTATGTCCACTGATGCTCCTGCAGGAGATTCTGGTTCTTTATCAGTCGCTAGTAATGATAATAGAAAAGTATCCCGCGAAGACATTGAACTT GTCCAGAATTTGATAGAGCGCTGTCTGCAACTGTACATGACCAAAGGAGAGGTTGTTAGGACCCTTTCTACCCGCGCGAGAATAGAACCTGGCTTCACTACTTTAG tATGGCAGAAACTTGAAGAAGAGAACTCTGAATTCTTTCGGGCTTACTACATAAGATTGAAATTGAAAAGGCAAATTATCTTGTTCAACCATTTATTGCAACACCAGTTCAATTTGATGAAATATCCAGCACCTCAGAATGTTCCAATGGCTCCAATGCAAAATGGAATGCATCATATGCCAG TTAACAATTTACCGATGGGGTATCCAGTACTTCAGCAACCTCTGATGCCTGCTCCTGGCCAGCCTCACATTGATCCAATGGTTTGTGGTCTATCCAGTGGTCATATGGTGAATGGTATACCTGCACCAGGTGGCTATCACCCAATTCGCATGAACTCTGGAAATGA CATGGCTGTGGACAACGGTGCACCTGAAGCTGCACATGCTGGTGCTATGCCATCAGAAATGGTTATGAGTCCCTCATCAGCAGCATCAAGCAACCATGCTCCTTTCACTCCATCTGAGATACCAGGGATGGCCATGGATACATCAGTACTGGATTCAGCATTTGGAACTGACATAGGGGACACAGGACCTCTGCAATTAGGGCCAGATGGTTCGTCAAGGGACTCCATCCGATCCTTAGGGCAGCTGTGGAATTTCAGTCTGTCTGATCTTACAGCTGATTTGACAAGTTTGGGAG ATTTGGAGGCCCTTGAGAACTACGCCGGTACCCCATTCCTGCCCTCGGACTCAGACCTCTTACTTGATTCCCCAGACCATGATGACATAG TTGAGTACTTTGCGGACGCCATCAACGGATCTCAGTCAGACGAAGAGAAGTGA